The DNA region TTGCAGGAAGTGCTGATCGCGACCGGATTCAGCGGCTGTGAAGGGCTGGAAACGGGCGTAGCGGTTTTGCCGACAACGACCCGCGACCCGGTCTTGCAGGACACTTGGCTGCACGACGTTCTGGCGCGCTCGCCGGATTACGTGCTGGATGCGGCGATCAAGCATCTGCGCAGTAGCCGCTGGACCCGGCTCAAGGAAACCGAAGTGGACCGCACTTACGCATTCGTGCGCGAATTCCAGCTGGTCGCCGGACACTTTCTGATCAACGCCGCCCGGCGTCGTGGCGTGCCCTACACGCGGGTGCTGGGCATGCTGGCGCGGCAATATGGTCTGGACGATGCGCTGCATCACTGCGCGACGGTGGTCGAGGTAGAAGAACTGCTGCTCAAGACCTTCTTCCGGCAGGCGTTCAACACTGCGCACCCGCTGGTGCAAATGCCACGCGCCAGTGTCAGGGCGTTGAGTTGGGAAGTGTACGCGGCACATGTTGATACATTGGCCGAGCGCCTGACGGTGGCGGCGTTTTTCAAGCCCGCAGTGGCTGGCCTGCCCGCGCAGCCGGAAAAGGCCCCCGGCTCGATCAAGGGGTTGCTGGGGGCGATTCGTCAGGCCCCGGTGCAGCGTCTGCTGACGCATTTCGGCACCGCACTCAGGCCCGGTTATTCAGCGCTGATCCCCACAGTGGCAATCATTTTTTATGCGCGCGTCACGCTGGATGATGACGCGCTGATGTAGCGCCTGTCAGGCGGCTCGCGCTTCTTCCAGCGCGGCTTGCGAAAGCTGCTGGCGATGGCGGCTGGCGTAGCTTTCGGCAATCACCGAACAGACGATCAGCTGCATCGGGTGATAGATCATGATTGGCAGCAGGATCAGGCCCAGCCCCGGATTACCGCTGAAAATCAACGCTGCCATCGGCGCGCCGGCTGCCAGTGACTTCTTGGTGGCGCAAAACACCGCCGCAACTTTGTCGGCATGGTCGAACTTGAGCGCTCGCGCGGTGCGCGTGGTCAGCAACAGAATCACCGCCAGCAGCAGCGCGGTGCCGATGAACGCGGTCAGGATCACGCTGTTGCCCTGGTTCTGCCACATGCCGGAGATCATCGAATTGCAGAACGCCGCGTAGACCAGCAGCAGGATCACCATTTTGTCGATCAGGTTGGTGGTCTTCTTGTGCCGTGCAAAGAATTTGCCCAGCAGCGGTCTCAGCAATTGGCCCAGAATCAGTGGCAGCAAGAGCAGGGCGCAGAGGCTCAGCAGCGTATCGCCCAGATCGATGCCGCCAGCGCCAGTACCGACCACCAGGCTCACCAGCCACGGCGTGATGAAAATCCCGATGACGCTGGACAGGCTGGCGTTGAGAATCGCCGCCGGAACGTTGCCGCCCGCGCTGCCGGTCAGCGCCACTGACGAAGATATGGTCGAGGGCAGGGCGCACAGGTACAGGAAACCCAGCATCAGCAAGGCGGGGACATGCGAGCCCAGCAGTCTGTCGCAGGCGAGCCAGATCAGCGGGAACACCACAAAAGTGAACGTCTGGATCATCACGTGCAGGCGCCAGTTGCTCAGGCCCCGCTTGATCTGTTCACTGGACAGGTTCACGCCGTGCAGAAAGAACACCACGAACACGCCGGTATTGATGACGTATTCGGCGTGCATGGTGCCGCCCGTGGCGCCGAAGCGTGGAAAGAAGTAAGCGAGGACTGTTGCCAGCACCATGCCCCACAGGAACCAGTCGGTGGCGACGCGTTTGAAGTGTTTGAGTGATTGCATAGCGGGCTCGGACAACTTTTCTGATCGGGAATGTGTGCAGGCTACTCTGCCCGGCGCTGTCTTGCGACACAGGGCCGTAAGGCGAGTTGGCGCGCGACTTTCGTTTTCAGGATCTGCACTGCAACAGGGCGCAAGTGTAACCAATACCGCGCGGCTGTGTGGTTACCGCGTTCGAGGGGTTGCCAGGTCATCCGGACGATGGTTTGTTCAAGTAGTAAGGCAAGTTGCGCGGGCACTAATGAAGTGCCATGTGTCGTCTTTTCCTACGACAGTACATTTTGTCCCGGAATATCTTTCCCCCGCCGTACGGCACGAAAGGTGCTTGAACCGGGGCATTGCGCGGTTTTTGCTTGAAAAACCCTTCAATCTAAAAGGCCCTACCCCTACTCGCTTGCGGAAGATTGCCGTATAACGGCAACAATCGCGTATCTGGCAACAAAGGACCCACAATAAAAGCTGATGAAAACTCCTAAACGCATTGAACCCCTGATCGAAGACGGTCTGGTCGACGAGGTGCTGCGCCCGCTCATGAGTGGTAAAGAGGCAGCTGTTTATGTGGTGCGCTGTGGCAATGAGCTGCGGTGCGCCAAGGTTTACAAGGAGGCCAACAAACGCAGTTTCCGTCAGGCGGCCGAGTATCAGGAAGGTCGCAAGGTACGTAACAGTCGACAGGCCCGGGCCATGGCCAAGGGTTCCAAGTTCGGCCGCAAGGAAACCGAAGATGCCTGGCAGAACGCCGAGGTGGCTGCACTGTTTCGTCTGGCCAGCGCGGGTGTCCGCGTGCCCAAGCCGTATGACTTCCTGGAAGGCGTATTGCTCATGGAACTGGTCGCCGACGAGTACGGCGATGCCGCCCCGCGCCTGAACGATGTGGTGCTGGAGCCGGATCAGGCGCGTGAGTACCACGCGTTCCTGATCGAGCAGATCGTGCTGATGTTGTGTGCCGGTCTGGTGCACGGTGACCTTTCCGAGTTCAACGTGCTGCTGGCGCCGTCCGGCCCGGTGATTATCGACCTGCCGCAAGCGGTCGATGCCGCAGGCAACAACCACGCGTTCAGCATGCTGGAGCGCGACGTCGGCAACATGGCTCTGTATTTCGGTCGCTTTGCGCCGGAGCTGCGCAGTACCAAGTACGCCAAGGAAATGTGGTCGTACTACGAGGCTGGCACCCTGTCACCAACTACGGTGTTGACCGGTGAGTTCGACGAGCCGGAGGACGAAGCCGATGTGGGCGGCGTACTGCGCGAAATCGAAGCCGCCCGTCTCGACGAAGCCCGCCGCCAGGCAGCCCGTGCTGCAGACGATGCACCGCCGAGCAAATCCACCGAAGAACCACCACCGCCGTGGATGCAGTAAAACGGGAACGTGGGGGTTGAACGATAACCTCGATTATCGTGCGGCGCTCCGCGTCGGCATGCCGTTCTGTACGCTCCGCGTCCTCGTGCGACGCAGAGCGTCGTGAACTGCATTCCCACGAGGAGCGTAGGGAACGATAACCTCAACTATCGTGCGGCGCTCCGGTAGTGGCACACCCCTCAACAACACCCGCCCGACGCCAGGTCCTTGAGAATCGGGCAGTCGGGGCGGTCGTTGCCCTGACAATGTTCCACCAGTTCCTGGAGCGTGTCGCGCAGGCTGGCGAGTTCATCGATCTTGCGGTTCAGTTCGGTGATGTGCTGACGGGCCAGCGCCTTGACGTCGGCGCTGGCGCGTTGGCGGTCTTGCCAGAGGGTCAGCAGTTTGCCGACTTCTTCCAGCGAAAACCCCAGGTCCCTCGAACGCTTGATGAAGGCCAGTGTGTGCAGGTCTTCTGCGTTGTACAGGCGATAGCCACTGTCGCTGCGATGGGCCGCCTTCAGCAGGCCGATGGATTCGTAATAACGGATCATTTTCGCGCTCAAGCCGCTGCTCTTCGCTGCCTGACCGATGTTCATGGCGTGTCCTCCAGATCGCGGGGTTTCCAGGTCTTCAGCAGCAGCGCGTTACCGACTACGCTGACACTGGACAGCGCCATGGCCGCGCCAGCCAGGACCGGGTTGAGATAACCGAACGCGGCGAGCGGAATGCCGATCAGGTTGTAGACAAATGCCCAGAACAGATTCTGGCGGATCTTGGCATAGGTCCGACGGCTGATGTCCAGTGCGGCCGGTACCAGTCGTGGGTCGCCGCGCATCAGTGTGATGCCCGCCGCATGCATCGCGACATCCGTCCCGCCGCCCATTGCAATGCCGACGTCCGCCGCCGCCAGCGCCGGTGCATCGTTGATGCCGTCGCCGACCATGGCCACCACATGGTTGCTTTTCAACTGATTGACTGTAGCCGCCTTGTCGGCAGGCAGCACCTCGGCGTGTACATCCTGTATGCCCAGCGCTTTGGCAACCACCTGAGCGCTGCCCCGGTTATCGCCGGTCAGCAGATGGCTGGTGATACCGCGCGCGTTCAGCTCCCTGATCGCCTGGTCCGTTCCGGGTTTCAGCGTGTCACCGAAGGCGAACATGCCGATGACTTTCGGCTCAGGAGCCTGCTCGATCAGCCAGGACAGCGTGCGTCCGTCGGCTTCCCAGATACGTGCGGACTCGGCCAGTTCGCCCATGGGCAGGCCGCTTTCGTCCAGCATTCTTCGATTGCCCAGCGCCAGTTCGCGACCCTGTACCGTTCCGGCGATACCTCGTCCGCTCAGGGCGTGGCTGTTTTCAACCGGATCGAGTCTGAGTTGCCATTCATGACAGACGTCCAGCACGGCCTTGGCCAAGGGGTGTTCGCTGCCGCGTTGCAGCGCGCCCGCCAGTTGCAACAGGTGCTCTTCGTTGCCCAGTACCGCGCTCATGTTGGTGATGCGCGGCGTGCCCGAGGTCAGCGTGCCGGTTTTGTCGAACACCACGGCATCCACGTCATGGGCGCGCTCCAGTGCTTCGGCGTCCTTGATCAGAATGCCGTAGCGCGCTGCCACGCCGGTCCCGGCCATGATCGCCGTCGGCGTCGCCAGGCCCAGAGAGCAGGGGCAGGCGATCACCAGCACGGCGACGGCATTGATCAGTGCCACTTCGAGGGATGCACCGACCAACAGCCAACCCGCCAGGGTACAGAAGGCGATCACCAGCACGGTCGGCACGAACACTTGGCTGACTTTATCCACCAGCCTCTGAATCGGGGCCTTGCCCGCCTGTGCGTCTTCAACCAGACGAATGATGCGCGCCAAAACGGTTTCCGCGCCCAGCGCCGTGGCTTTGATCAGCAAGCGACCTTCACCATTGATCGCCCCCCCGGTGACCCTGTCGCCGGGCTGCTTGGCCACCGGCAGGCTTTCACCGGTGATCAGCGCTTCATCGGCATGACTTCGACCCTCGATCACTTCCCCGTCTACCGGGCAACGTTCGCCTGGCTTGAGCAGCACGACGTCGCCCAATTGAAGTGCGCTGATCGCAACGTCATGTTCAACGCCGTCGATCAAGCGCAGGGCGCGATCCGGGCGCAGCGCTTCAAGCGCACGAATGGCGCTGGCGGTCTGGCGTTTGGCACGGCTTTCCAGGTATTTGCCCAGCAACACCAGTGCGATGACCACCGCCGAGGCTTCGAAGTACAGATGCGGCGCAGTGCCGGGTACGGCGCTCAACCACTGGTAGACGCTCAGGCCGTAGCCCGCGCTGGTGCCGATGGCCACCAGCAGGTCCATGTTGCCCGCGCCCGCCCGCACG from Pseudomonas syringae includes:
- a CDS encoding DUF726 domain-containing protein, with the translated sequence MDNHFKFLTLPKTSGEVANVFIHGYSSGHDLDDRRMLANSIPGALRHSVNILAFWPSSHFTQMDNRSRGLLMAAARVHPLAGAAALAGDRVVHFARIRNRARDMGKVLLGQLDRYLFEHHPGVKRVNLIGHSLGGRLLVSALKNFEHPLEHGLVIVDVLLMAAAVRINAAEAQVLKRRISGRLINAYSSEDHVLLLNLGEKSLGRTPVEHFENVRMPGYRHHHYWRRLQEVLIATGFSGCEGLETGVAVLPTTTRDPVLQDTWLHDVLARSPDYVLDAAIKHLRSSRWTRLKETEVDRTYAFVREFQLVAGHFLINAARRRGVPYTRVLGMLARQYGLDDALHHCATVVEVEELLLKTFFRQAFNTAHPLVQMPRASVRALSWEVYAAHVDTLAERLTVAAFFKPAVAGLPAQPEKAPGSIKGLLGAIRQAPVQRLLTHFGTALRPGYSALIPTVAIIFYARVTLDDDALM
- a CDS encoding PA4780 family RIO1-like protein kinase, which translates into the protein MKTPKRIEPLIEDGLVDEVLRPLMSGKEAAVYVVRCGNELRCAKVYKEANKRSFRQAAEYQEGRKVRNSRQARAMAKGSKFGRKETEDAWQNAEVAALFRLASAGVRVPKPYDFLEGVLLMELVADEYGDAAPRLNDVVLEPDQAREYHAFLIEQIVLMLCAGLVHGDLSEFNVLLAPSGPVIIDLPQAVDAAGNNHAFSMLERDVGNMALYFGRFAPELRSTKYAKEMWSYYEAGTLSPTTVLTGEFDEPEDEADVGGVLREIEAARLDEARRQAARAADDAPPSKSTEEPPPPWMQ
- a CDS encoding bile acid:sodium symporter family protein produces the protein MCRKTAPGRVACTHSRSEKLSEPAMQSLKHFKRVATDWFLWGMVLATVLAYFFPRFGATGGTMHAEYVINTGVFVVFFLHGVNLSSEQIKRGLSNWRLHVMIQTFTFVVFPLIWLACDRLLGSHVPALLMLGFLYLCALPSTISSSVALTGSAGGNVPAAILNASLSSVIGIFITPWLVSLVVGTGAGGIDLGDTLLSLCALLLLPLILGQLLRPLLGKFFARHKKTTNLIDKMVILLLVYAAFCNSMISGMWQNQGNSVILTAFIGTALLLAVILLLTTRTARALKFDHADKVAAVFCATKKSLAAGAPMAALIFSGNPGLGLILLPIMIYHPMQLIVCSVIAESYASRHRQQLSQAALEEARAA
- the cueR gene encoding Cu(I)-responsive transcriptional regulator; translated protein: MNIGQAAKSSGLSAKMIRYYESIGLLKAAHRSDSGYRLYNAEDLHTLAFIKRSRDLGFSLEEVGKLLTLWQDRQRASADVKALARQHITELNRKIDELASLRDTLQELVEHCQGNDRPDCPILKDLASGGCC
- a CDS encoding heavy metal translocating P-type ATPase, which gives rise to MQDTTTFDLPISGMTCASCAGRVERALAKVPGVNSVTVNLANERAHVTSAPHIDPQTLVDAVSRAGYGATLVQDRHAEADKKLRHLHRERWALLLAIALALPLITPMLLTPLGVHWMLPAWVQFALATPVQFILGARFYVAAWKAVRAGAGNMDLLVAIGTSAGYGLSVYQWLSAVPGTAPHLYFEASAVVIALVLLGKYLESRAKRQTASAIRALEALRPDRALRLIDGVEHDVAISALQLGDVVLLKPGERCPVDGEVIEGRSHADEALITGESLPVAKQPGDRVTGGAINGEGRLLIKATALGAETVLARIIRLVEDAQAGKAPIQRLVDKVSQVFVPTVLVIAFCTLAGWLLVGASLEVALINAVAVLVIACPCSLGLATPTAIMAGTGVAARYGILIKDAEALERAHDVDAVVFDKTGTLTSGTPRITNMSAVLGNEEHLLQLAGALQRGSEHPLAKAVLDVCHEWQLRLDPVENSHALSGRGIAGTVQGRELALGNRRMLDESGLPMGELAESARIWEADGRTLSWLIEQAPEPKVIGMFAFGDTLKPGTDQAIRELNARGITSHLLTGDNRGSAQVVAKALGIQDVHAEVLPADKAATVNQLKSNHVVAMVGDGINDAPALAAADVGIAMGGGTDVAMHAAGITLMRGDPRLVPAALDISRRTYAKIRQNLFWAFVYNLIGIPLAAFGYLNPVLAGAAMALSSVSVVGNALLLKTWKPRDLEDTP